In Arcanobacterium wilhelmae, the following are encoded in one genomic region:
- the secG gene encoding preprotein translocase subunit SecG, which translates to MNTLLTILTVLLIITSLLLIGAVLLHKGKGGGLSDMFGGGISTSARSSGVAEKNLDRYTIWLSVVWFILIGLIGLIVKVMN; encoded by the coding sequence GTGAACACTCTGCTGACCATCTTGACGGTGCTTCTCATTATTACGAGCCTTCTGCTGATTGGCGCGGTCCTGCTGCACAAGGGCAAGGGCGGCGGCCTGTCGGACATGTTCGGCGGTGGTATCTCAACGTCGGCACGCTCCTCAGGCGTGGCAGAGAAGAACCTGGATCGCTACACGATCTGGCTTTCCGTGGTGTGGTTCATTCTCATCGGCCTGATCGGACTCATCGTCAAGGTCATGA